The Rhinoraja longicauda isolate Sanriku21f chromosome 17, sRhiLon1.1, whole genome shotgun sequence genome includes a region encoding these proteins:
- the LOC144601834 gene encoding 6-phosphofructo-2-kinase/fructose-2,6-bisphosphatase 4-like isoform X2, with the protein MQYPVWIPHMTNSPSLIVMVGLPARGKTYISMKLTRYFNWIGVPTKAFNVGQYRRNVLKTYKSFEFFLPDNKEGLLIRRQCASRALNDVKRYLDMEGGQVAVFDATNTTRERREIIINFAEQNGYKVFFVESVCEDPEVIETNIVQVKLGSPDYSDCNNDEAIADFLKRIECYQNTYESLDEVSDKDLSFIKIIDVGRRYLVNHVLDHIQSKIVYYLMNIHITPRSIYLCRHGESDLNLKGRIGGDSGLSTRGKQFAKSLGNFIRDQNIKDLKVWTSQMKRTIQTAEALHVPYEQWKAVNEIDAGVCEEMMYEEIQQNYPAEFALRDQDKYRYRYPKGESYEDLVQRLEPVIMELERQENVLVICHQAVMRCLLAYFLDKTAEELPYLKCPLHTVLKLTPVAYGCKVKSIFLNIEAVNTHRERPENVDVSRPPEEALVTVPAHQ; encoded by the exons ATGCAATATCCAG TATGGATTCCACACATGACAAACTCCCCATCACTCATCGTAATGGTGGGGCTCCCTGCCAGAGGCAAGACCTACATCTCGATGAAACTCACCCGTTACTTCAACTGGATTGGGGTGCCAACTAAAG CATTTAACGTGGGTCAGTATCGGCGGAACGTACTGAAGACCTATAAATCTTTTGAGTTCTTCCTCCCTGATAACAAAGAGGGCTTGCTGATCCGAAG ACAGTGTGCATCAAGAGCACTGAACGATGTGAAGAGATACCTGGACATGGAAGGTGGCCAGGTTGCG GTCTTCGATGCCACAAACACTACGCGTGAACGAAGAGAAATAATCATCAACTTTGCAGAGCAGAACGGGTACAAG GTGTTCTTTGTGGAATCAGTGTGTGAAGATCCCGAGGTCATTGAGACAAACATCGTG CAAGTAAAGTTGGGAAGCCCAGACTACAGCGACTGCAACAACGATGAAGCAATAGCTGATTTCCTGAAAAGGATAGAGTGTTATCAGAACACGTACGAGTCATTGGATGAAGTGTCTGATAA GGACCTTTCTTTTATTAAAATTATAGATGTCGGAAGGCGCTACCTTGTCAACCATGTACTGGATCACATCCAGAGCAAAATTGTCTACTACCTCATGAACATCCACATAACTCCGCGCTCAATCTACCTCTGTCGTCATGGCGAGAGTGATCTGAACCTGAAGGGCAGGATCGGTGGCGATTCAGGCCTGTCCACTCGGGGCAAGCAG TTTGCCAAATCCTTGGGGAATTTCATCCGGGATCAGAATATAAAGGACCTGAAGGTGTGGACGAGCCAGATGAAGCGGACGATACAGACGGCTGAGGCTCTGCACGTGCCTTACGAGCAGTGGAAAGCGGTGAACGAAATCGATGCG GGGGTGTGTGAGGAGATGATGTACGAGGAGATTCAGCAGAACTACCCGGCGGAGTTTGCGCTGAGAGACCAGGACAAGTACAGATACCGATACCCAAAGGGTGAG TCCTATGAAGATCTGGTTCAGCGACTGGAGCCAGTGATCATGGAGCTGGAGAGGCAGGAGAACGTTTTGGTCATCTGCCACCAAGCCGTCATGCGCTGTTTGCTGGCCTATTTCCTCGATAAAACAGCAG AGGAGCTCCCGTACCTGAAGTGCCCCCTCCACACTGTCTTAAAGTTAACGCCAGTGGCTTATG GGTGTAAAGTCAAATCCATTTTCCTCAATATTGAGGCTGTCAACACACACCGGGAGAGGCCAGAG
- the LOC144601834 gene encoding 6-phosphofructo-2-kinase/fructose-2,6-bisphosphatase 4-like isoform X1 yields MASPLTELTQNPLKKIWMPSKNGLCEVHTSQRKVWIPHMTNSPSLIVMVGLPARGKTYISMKLTRYFNWIGVPTKAFNVGQYRRNVLKTYKSFEFFLPDNKEGLLIRRQCASRALNDVKRYLDMEGGQVAVFDATNTTRERREIIINFAEQNGYKVFFVESVCEDPEVIETNIVQVKLGSPDYSDCNNDEAIADFLKRIECYQNTYESLDEVSDKDLSFIKIIDVGRRYLVNHVLDHIQSKIVYYLMNIHITPRSIYLCRHGESDLNLKGRIGGDSGLSTRGKQFAKSLGNFIRDQNIKDLKVWTSQMKRTIQTAEALHVPYEQWKAVNEIDAGVCEEMMYEEIQQNYPAEFALRDQDKYRYRYPKGESYEDLVQRLEPVIMELERQENVLVICHQAVMRCLLAYFLDKTAEELPYLKCPLHTVLKLTPVAYGCKVKSIFLNIEAVNTHRERPENVDVSRPPEEALVTVPAHQ; encoded by the exons ATGGCGAGCCCGCTCACCGAACTCACCCAGAACCCCCTCAAAAAGATCTGGATGCCGAGTAAAAATGGCCTGTGCGAGGTGCACACTTCACAAAGGAAGG TATGGATTCCACACATGACAAACTCCCCATCACTCATCGTAATGGTGGGGCTCCCTGCCAGAGGCAAGACCTACATCTCGATGAAACTCACCCGTTACTTCAACTGGATTGGGGTGCCAACTAAAG CATTTAACGTGGGTCAGTATCGGCGGAACGTACTGAAGACCTATAAATCTTTTGAGTTCTTCCTCCCTGATAACAAAGAGGGCTTGCTGATCCGAAG ACAGTGTGCATCAAGAGCACTGAACGATGTGAAGAGATACCTGGACATGGAAGGTGGCCAGGTTGCG GTCTTCGATGCCACAAACACTACGCGTGAACGAAGAGAAATAATCATCAACTTTGCAGAGCAGAACGGGTACAAG GTGTTCTTTGTGGAATCAGTGTGTGAAGATCCCGAGGTCATTGAGACAAACATCGTG CAAGTAAAGTTGGGAAGCCCAGACTACAGCGACTGCAACAACGATGAAGCAATAGCTGATTTCCTGAAAAGGATAGAGTGTTATCAGAACACGTACGAGTCATTGGATGAAGTGTCTGATAA GGACCTTTCTTTTATTAAAATTATAGATGTCGGAAGGCGCTACCTTGTCAACCATGTACTGGATCACATCCAGAGCAAAATTGTCTACTACCTCATGAACATCCACATAACTCCGCGCTCAATCTACCTCTGTCGTCATGGCGAGAGTGATCTGAACCTGAAGGGCAGGATCGGTGGCGATTCAGGCCTGTCCACTCGGGGCAAGCAG TTTGCCAAATCCTTGGGGAATTTCATCCGGGATCAGAATATAAAGGACCTGAAGGTGTGGACGAGCCAGATGAAGCGGACGATACAGACGGCTGAGGCTCTGCACGTGCCTTACGAGCAGTGGAAAGCGGTGAACGAAATCGATGCG GGGGTGTGTGAGGAGATGATGTACGAGGAGATTCAGCAGAACTACCCGGCGGAGTTTGCGCTGAGAGACCAGGACAAGTACAGATACCGATACCCAAAGGGTGAG TCCTATGAAGATCTGGTTCAGCGACTGGAGCCAGTGATCATGGAGCTGGAGAGGCAGGAGAACGTTTTGGTCATCTGCCACCAAGCCGTCATGCGCTGTTTGCTGGCCTATTTCCTCGATAAAACAGCAG AGGAGCTCCCGTACCTGAAGTGCCCCCTCCACACTGTCTTAAAGTTAACGCCAGTGGCTTATG GGTGTAAAGTCAAATCCATTTTCCTCAATATTGAGGCTGTCAACACACACCGGGAGAGGCCAGAG
- the LOC144601834 gene encoding 6-phosphofructo-2-kinase/fructose-2,6-bisphosphatase 4-like isoform X3, giving the protein MSKVWIPHMTNSPSLIVMVGLPARGKTYISMKLTRYFNWIGVPTKAFNVGQYRRNVLKTYKSFEFFLPDNKEGLLIRRQCASRALNDVKRYLDMEGGQVAVFDATNTTRERREIIINFAEQNGYKVFFVESVCEDPEVIETNIVQVKLGSPDYSDCNNDEAIADFLKRIECYQNTYESLDEVSDKDLSFIKIIDVGRRYLVNHVLDHIQSKIVYYLMNIHITPRSIYLCRHGESDLNLKGRIGGDSGLSTRGKQFAKSLGNFIRDQNIKDLKVWTSQMKRTIQTAEALHVPYEQWKAVNEIDAGVCEEMMYEEIQQNYPAEFALRDQDKYRYRYPKGESYEDLVQRLEPVIMELERQENVLVICHQAVMRCLLAYFLDKTAEELPYLKCPLHTVLKLTPVAYGCKVKSIFLNIEAVNTHRERPENVDVSRPPEEALVTVPAHQ; this is encoded by the exons TATGGATTCCACACATGACAAACTCCCCATCACTCATCGTAATGGTGGGGCTCCCTGCCAGAGGCAAGACCTACATCTCGATGAAACTCACCCGTTACTTCAACTGGATTGGGGTGCCAACTAAAG CATTTAACGTGGGTCAGTATCGGCGGAACGTACTGAAGACCTATAAATCTTTTGAGTTCTTCCTCCCTGATAACAAAGAGGGCTTGCTGATCCGAAG ACAGTGTGCATCAAGAGCACTGAACGATGTGAAGAGATACCTGGACATGGAAGGTGGCCAGGTTGCG GTCTTCGATGCCACAAACACTACGCGTGAACGAAGAGAAATAATCATCAACTTTGCAGAGCAGAACGGGTACAAG GTGTTCTTTGTGGAATCAGTGTGTGAAGATCCCGAGGTCATTGAGACAAACATCGTG CAAGTAAAGTTGGGAAGCCCAGACTACAGCGACTGCAACAACGATGAAGCAATAGCTGATTTCCTGAAAAGGATAGAGTGTTATCAGAACACGTACGAGTCATTGGATGAAGTGTCTGATAA GGACCTTTCTTTTATTAAAATTATAGATGTCGGAAGGCGCTACCTTGTCAACCATGTACTGGATCACATCCAGAGCAAAATTGTCTACTACCTCATGAACATCCACATAACTCCGCGCTCAATCTACCTCTGTCGTCATGGCGAGAGTGATCTGAACCTGAAGGGCAGGATCGGTGGCGATTCAGGCCTGTCCACTCGGGGCAAGCAG TTTGCCAAATCCTTGGGGAATTTCATCCGGGATCAGAATATAAAGGACCTGAAGGTGTGGACGAGCCAGATGAAGCGGACGATACAGACGGCTGAGGCTCTGCACGTGCCTTACGAGCAGTGGAAAGCGGTGAACGAAATCGATGCG GGGGTGTGTGAGGAGATGATGTACGAGGAGATTCAGCAGAACTACCCGGCGGAGTTTGCGCTGAGAGACCAGGACAAGTACAGATACCGATACCCAAAGGGTGAG TCCTATGAAGATCTGGTTCAGCGACTGGAGCCAGTGATCATGGAGCTGGAGAGGCAGGAGAACGTTTTGGTCATCTGCCACCAAGCCGTCATGCGCTGTTTGCTGGCCTATTTCCTCGATAAAACAGCAG AGGAGCTCCCGTACCTGAAGTGCCCCCTCCACACTGTCTTAAAGTTAACGCCAGTGGCTTATG GGTGTAAAGTCAAATCCATTTTCCTCAATATTGAGGCTGTCAACACACACCGGGAGAGGCCAGAG
- the LOC144601834 gene encoding 6-phosphofructo-2-kinase/fructose-2,6-bisphosphatase 4-like isoform X4 — protein MTNSPSLIVMVGLPARGKTYISMKLTRYFNWIGVPTKAFNVGQYRRNVLKTYKSFEFFLPDNKEGLLIRRQCASRALNDVKRYLDMEGGQVAVFDATNTTRERREIIINFAEQNGYKVFFVESVCEDPEVIETNIVQVKLGSPDYSDCNNDEAIADFLKRIECYQNTYESLDEVSDKDLSFIKIIDVGRRYLVNHVLDHIQSKIVYYLMNIHITPRSIYLCRHGESDLNLKGRIGGDSGLSTRGKQFAKSLGNFIRDQNIKDLKVWTSQMKRTIQTAEALHVPYEQWKAVNEIDAGVCEEMMYEEIQQNYPAEFALRDQDKYRYRYPKGESYEDLVQRLEPVIMELERQENVLVICHQAVMRCLLAYFLDKTAEELPYLKCPLHTVLKLTPVAYGCKVKSIFLNIEAVNTHRERPENVDVSRPPEEALVTVPAHQ, from the exons ATGACAAACTCCCCATCACTCATCGTAATGGTGGGGCTCCCTGCCAGAGGCAAGACCTACATCTCGATGAAACTCACCCGTTACTTCAACTGGATTGGGGTGCCAACTAAAG CATTTAACGTGGGTCAGTATCGGCGGAACGTACTGAAGACCTATAAATCTTTTGAGTTCTTCCTCCCTGATAACAAAGAGGGCTTGCTGATCCGAAG ACAGTGTGCATCAAGAGCACTGAACGATGTGAAGAGATACCTGGACATGGAAGGTGGCCAGGTTGCG GTCTTCGATGCCACAAACACTACGCGTGAACGAAGAGAAATAATCATCAACTTTGCAGAGCAGAACGGGTACAAG GTGTTCTTTGTGGAATCAGTGTGTGAAGATCCCGAGGTCATTGAGACAAACATCGTG CAAGTAAAGTTGGGAAGCCCAGACTACAGCGACTGCAACAACGATGAAGCAATAGCTGATTTCCTGAAAAGGATAGAGTGTTATCAGAACACGTACGAGTCATTGGATGAAGTGTCTGATAA GGACCTTTCTTTTATTAAAATTATAGATGTCGGAAGGCGCTACCTTGTCAACCATGTACTGGATCACATCCAGAGCAAAATTGTCTACTACCTCATGAACATCCACATAACTCCGCGCTCAATCTACCTCTGTCGTCATGGCGAGAGTGATCTGAACCTGAAGGGCAGGATCGGTGGCGATTCAGGCCTGTCCACTCGGGGCAAGCAG TTTGCCAAATCCTTGGGGAATTTCATCCGGGATCAGAATATAAAGGACCTGAAGGTGTGGACGAGCCAGATGAAGCGGACGATACAGACGGCTGAGGCTCTGCACGTGCCTTACGAGCAGTGGAAAGCGGTGAACGAAATCGATGCG GGGGTGTGTGAGGAGATGATGTACGAGGAGATTCAGCAGAACTACCCGGCGGAGTTTGCGCTGAGAGACCAGGACAAGTACAGATACCGATACCCAAAGGGTGAG TCCTATGAAGATCTGGTTCAGCGACTGGAGCCAGTGATCATGGAGCTGGAGAGGCAGGAGAACGTTTTGGTCATCTGCCACCAAGCCGTCATGCGCTGTTTGCTGGCCTATTTCCTCGATAAAACAGCAG AGGAGCTCCCGTACCTGAAGTGCCCCCTCCACACTGTCTTAAAGTTAACGCCAGTGGCTTATG GGTGTAAAGTCAAATCCATTTTCCTCAATATTGAGGCTGTCAACACACACCGGGAGAGGCCAGAG